The nucleotide sequence CGATCAGGATTTGCGCCAACGGCTGCAACAAATCGCTGCACGCTGCGAGATTCCGTTGGCCGAAGGTGTGTTTGCCGCGTATACCGGCCCCAACTTCGAGACACCGGCCGAAATCCGCATGATGCAGCTGCTGGGCTGCGATGTAGTGGGCATGTCGGTGGTGCCTGAAGTGATCGCCGCCCGCCACTGCGGTTTGAAGGTGCTGGCAGTGTCCGCCATCACCAATCATGCAGAAGGCTTGTCCGACACGCCGCTGTCACACGAGCAAACACTGCGTTGCGCGGCGCAGGCTTCACGCGACTTCATCCGCCTGTTACACGCCTTCTGTGCCGATCTGGCTGGCGATGCGACCTGACACTTTTTGCGCCAAGGAGTCTGCAATGGAAAAAAACACCAAGCGTTTGCGTATGAATATGGTGGCCTGGCTCAGTTATTTCTTTACCGGTGCCCTGGTGTCCACCCTGGGGCTGGTCATTGGTCCGGTGTCGACGGCATTTGGCAAGGACCCAGGCTTTATCGGCCAGATTTTTACCCTGATGAATCTGGGGCTGTTTCTGCCCATTCTGCTCAGTGGCATACTGATGCGCCGTTTTGGGCTGGGCCGACTGCTCATTGCCGGCTCCATCATCACCTTGCTCACCTGTGCCGCCCTCTTTCTGCAACCGACACTGCTGATGTTCAGCATTGGCGTCACCATGATCGGCGCCACCGCCGGCATCATGATGGCCATCGGCAGCTATCTGGTCGTGCGTATCAACGAAGACCCCAAGCTACGCTCGGCCAACCTCATTTTTACCGACCTGTTCTTCGCCCTGGCTGGCGTCACGCTGTCAGTGGTACTGGGCTATCTGTTCCGCCTGGGCGCCAACTGGCTGACCATGTACGCCATCATGGGCATGCTGGCCATGCTGATGATTCTGCTCTGCCTGGGGCAGCCCTTTCCCAGCATGCCCAAGCAGGACGCACCGCTAGCAAGCACCGCAGAAAATCCGCGCTGGGGCGCTGCAGCATGGCTGCTCTGCTGTGCGCTGTTCGCCTTTTTATTGGCCGAGCCCATTTTCACCATGTGGCTGCCCAGTTGGCTCAAGCAGCAGTTTGCCCTGGGTGAATTGAACGCAGCGTATTACATCACCACCTACTGGACGGTGAAATCCATTGGCCTGTTCATTAACCAGTTCACCGTACGCTTTGTGCAATTGCGTACTTATCTGCTGCTCTCGACCTTGGGTGGCATGATCAGCCTGGGCATCGCCTGCAATAGCCAGAGCCCTGGGCTGATTCTGCTGTGTGCCGGCCTGTTCGGCTTCTGCAATTCAGGCTTGTTCTCCGGCCTGATGAGCTATGGCAGCCTGCAAGTCAAGAACTCGCCGCCCACCCTGACCTCGGCCTTGCTGACCATAGGCACGATGGGAACCCTGCGGTTCTCCTCCGTGTCATCTTTTGCTTACAGTCGCTTCGGCCTGTACTGGGCGCTGAACAGTTCCACCCTGGCCTATGGACTGCTGCTAGTGCTGCTGATGCTGGCCAGCCTACTCAGCCGTGCAGAACGGTTGCATCTGGTGCCACGACAAGAGGACATGCCTGCCACACCACGCAGCAGCCACTCCTAAGTGGCGCAGGCCAGATGGCGGACTGCATCTGGCCTGACTGGCATCACAAATCCAGCACAATGCGCTCGCCGCGGGCGCGCGATACACAGATCAGCAGGCTTTGCTGGGCGGCCTTTTCTTCTTCACTCAGGTATTGGTCGCGGTGCTCGGCCTCACCTTGCACAATGGCCACTTCACAGGTGCCGCACACGCCCTCGCGGCACAGGCAATCCACGGCGGCCGAACCATCCTGCTCAATGGCTTGCAGAATGGTTTGCGCTGCCTCCACCCGGATTTCCCGCCCGGAGCGGGCCAGCACCACGGTAAATGCCTCTCCGCTTTGCGTACTGGCGGCAAACTGCTCCCAATGCAGGCGAGCTGGCGCTATGCCCTGCGCTGCTCCTGCCGCCTTCACGGCCTCAATCAGCGATACCGGTCCGCAGACATAGATATGATCCTGCTCGGCCAGTTGTGCCAGCAAGCTGGCGACATTGCACTGCTCGCCTCGGGCAGCATCATGGAAATGACAGTGAGCGCCGTAACGCGCCGCCAGTTCATCGACAAAGGCCGCTTGCTCGCGACTACGAAAAGCGTAATGCAGTTCAAATGCAGCGCCGCTGGTCTGCAGTTCCTCCATCTGCGACATGAAGGGCGTAATGCCGATGCCGCCGGCAATCAGGATGTGACGCCCCGATATGGCATGCAGCGGGAATAAATTGTTGGGCGGAGATATCTGCAAGATGTCCCCCACCGCCACATGCTCGTGCATGAAAGCCGAGCCGCCACGCGAGGCCTCTTCCCGCCGCACGGCAATCTGGTACTGCTGCAGCTGAAAAGGCGAGCTGAGCAGCGAATAGGCATTATGGATAAGGCCGCTGGCGGTGGGCATTCGTACAATGATGTGGCTGCCACCACTAAAGGACGGCAGTTGACCGCCATCCTGCGCCTGCAAGGTGAAGCGTTTGATCAAGGGGCTGGCTTGCTCGATCCGCACCACGCGGACGGCAATATTCGGGGTCTGTAGGCTCATGTCGCTTCATGCTCGAGGTTGACTGGAGAAACAGGCAGCGGCGCTCAGCACGCCATGCACAGATATTTGGACTCAAGATAGTCATCAATGCCGTAGCGGGAGCCCTCACGCCCCAGGCCGGACTGTTTGATGCCGCCAAAGGGGGCCACCTCATTGGACACCATGCCGGTATTGATGCCGACAATGCCGTACTCCAGCTGCCGCGCCACGC is from Aquitalea aquatilis and encodes:
- a CDS encoding PDR/VanB family oxidoreductase codes for the protein MSLQTPNIAVRVVRIEQASPLIKRFTLQAQDGGQLPSFSGGSHIIVRMPTASGLIHNAYSLLSSPFQLQQYQIAVRREEASRGGSAFMHEHVAVGDILQISPPNNLFPLHAISGRHILIAGGIGITPFMSQMEELQTSGAAFELHYAFRSREQAAFVDELAARYGAHCHFHDAARGEQCNVASLLAQLAEQDHIYVCGPVSLIEAVKAAGAAQGIAPARLHWEQFAASTQSGEAFTVVLARSGREIRVEAAQTILQAIEQDGSAAVDCLCREGVCGTCEVAIVQGEAEHRDQYLSEEEKAAQQSLLICVSRARGERIVLDL
- the tsgA gene encoding MFS transporter TsgA, encoding MEKNTKRLRMNMVAWLSYFFTGALVSTLGLVIGPVSTAFGKDPGFIGQIFTLMNLGLFLPILLSGILMRRFGLGRLLIAGSIITLLTCAALFLQPTLLMFSIGVTMIGATAGIMMAIGSYLVVRINEDPKLRSANLIFTDLFFALAGVTLSVVLGYLFRLGANWLTMYAIMGMLAMLMILLCLGQPFPSMPKQDAPLASTAENPRWGAAAWLLCCALFAFLLAEPIFTMWLPSWLKQQFALGELNAAYYITTYWTVKSIGLFINQFTVRFVQLRTYLLLSTLGGMISLGIACNSQSPGLILLCAGLFGFCNSGLFSGLMSYGSLQVKNSPPTLTSALLTIGTMGTLRFSSVSSFAYSRFGLYWALNSSTLAYGLLLVLLMLASLLSRAERLHLVPRQEDMPATPRSSHS